AACAGCATGTACGCCGTGGGGAAGGTGAAGATGAGCGCGTCGGAGTTCCACGTGGGCGACCAGACCGTGGCCGCCAAGGGCAGCGGCGAGATCGGCGGGTATGTCCTGTGGCAGAAGAACCCCGACGTCTGGTACTTCGAGCTCATCATGGCCGGCTGCAAGATGAGCGCCGGCAGCGACGGTAAGGTGGCCTGGAGGCAGTCGGCCTCGGAGCAGTCCCACGCGTCGCGAGGCCCTCCACGCCCTCTCCGCCGATCTCTGCAGGTTAGACTCCTGATCATCTCTTCCGATGGTTGTTGATAGCCATGAGCTTTCCCCTATAACTATGGATTCTGCAGGGCCTGGATCCGAGGTCTACGGCCAACCTCTTTTCCGACGCAGTCTGCATCGGTGAGAAGATCATCAATGGCGAGGAGTGCTTCATCCTTAAGCTGGAGGCGAACCCGGCGACCCTCAGAGCTCGCAGCGCCGCCACCTTCGACATCATCCACCACAAGATCTGGGGTTACTTCAGCCAGCGCACCGGCCTTCTCATCCAGCTCGAGGACACCCATCTCCTCCGCATGAAGGCGGGCCGGCGCGGGGAGAGCATCTTCTGGGAGACCAGCATGGAGTCCGTTATCGAGGACTATCGCTACATCAACAGCATCAACATCGCGCACGCCGGCCGGACCATGGTGACGCTGTTCAGATACGGCGAGGGGTCAGTGAACCACAAGAGGAAGATGGAGGAGTCCTGGACCATCGAGGAGGTGGACTTCAACCTATGGGGGCTCTCCACGGAGTGCTTCTTACCACCTGCCAACCTGAAGAAGGAGCAAGATGGCGACGACAGCCATGGAGGATGAGACCAGCCATGTCTCCCCATCTTTTTTTGTTAGAGATTCCGCGCTTTTACTTCTCTTTGCActcgaaggtggtggtggtggtggtggcggtggataGAAGGTAGAGATTTTGGACGCTtgacaagagagagaaagagagagaatggGAAGTAGAGGAAGAATGTTGACGTTCGAAAGGCAATCCATCTCCTTGTGTTCGATAAAATGATTGCCGCAAAGCTTGATGAGTGAGGCCACGAAGCAGACTCTCATAATGCTTATTTATTTGAGCTATGATTCACCACACAAGGATCCAAATCTAGTGTTAGCGTTTCAATGTTTGTCTTCTCCAGCTTAGTAGATCTGATCCCGATATCAGAATCTACCATTTCAGTTTCTAAATTTTGGGAATCTAAACCGAACTACATAGCGCCGATTCTAGAACCAAAACTAACCCATGATTCCGGTTCAAAACATtagtgtttttatttttaatttaaaataaaaaaaccataatttaaaagtaaaaaatcataaaatttttaaatcatgaattaCTTATTCGAATTGGAACTATGGCTGGAACTATCAATTTTAGTTCAAGAACCACACTCGAGTCACTCAAGTTTGATTTAAGACTCAGACAAACTATCAGACGAATTCAGTTTCAGTTTTGATAGCAAAAATAACTATGCTCCCAACTAACCCGGCCACCCATGCAATGTCATGGGCGTAAGGGCCTATAATCTCCCTCTGTAGTTGATGGTAGGATCATGATCCATCGCCCCCCATCGCCCCCTACCGATCTCAGAAAAGGCCGGCAATGAGGCTCATCTCTCTTTTCACTTCCTTGAAGTTGTCTACTACAAGAAAGAAAGTTGATGTCTCCTCCACCAACCATAGTTTCGGGAAGAGTTGCACGCTTGATGCTAGAGAGCATTAATCCCCGATGGCATGATTTAGTTTCTCTCACTTCTTTTACCAAATGACTAGCTCAAGGCACAATCCCTTGTTTATTTCTAACAGGTTCAAAACCCTAACAAATGATGCCCTCACGATCGTTCTTTCCTGACGCTACTCACAGAGGGGCGTGCTCATCAGCCATCATCATTAATGAGCCCTCGGGTGACGTAATTAATGGGTACCCTTGCTTGTCATTGGCCTCACACCACCATCCGCCCAAGTATAAAAGCTAGTCCCCAATCAAAATGGGGCAAGCAAAATCAAGCTAAACTCTACTAAACTATTCCCCACTCCCttactaacttaatcatcagagGGGTTGGGTTAAGACATCCTCCCTCTTAGGAAACCTGAGAGAGCATCACAGTGAAGAAATAAAACAGAAATTGATTTCCGAAAAACAGATTTATTTCAAATCATGTACGACGATCGGGAGTGAAAAACTCGTGAAACCAAAAACTACATAAGACGTGAGACGATCTCACATAAGGGAACTTATATATCCTTGATCTGCAGATCTCATTCCGTGGATGGGGGAGATATCacattctcctctctagcggtgatccatatggtGGATGAAGCGACGACGCACCTTCTCTTGCGATGTATTCTTTTCTCATTTCTTGCACCACCACCAACGTAGTCGGGGCAATCCTTTTTGCTGCCCCCTTACACCAAAGATGAGGTAGTTGACTGAGGAAGAAGTAGGAAGATGAATTAGGGAGGTGACGACTAAGGGGTCCAACCTTATAGCCCTTTTAGTCCTACATCTCTTTTTATAAAGAGCTCCTATtgctaaccctaatgaatcctacaaTATTAGTTATTAGATCTCCATTCAATTACCCTAGTATATTTGATACTAGATCTCTATTTAAGTATCCCTAGCTTAATGAAACTtagatctttatccaattatCCACTCTATGCTCTTATTGTGTCTCACTTAATGAATCTAATAAACAAAGGCTTATTAAATATCACATATACAATCCTCTATTCATCGCATCATTCATTATATGTGTATGACCATCCAGGCCAATACTGAGTTAGCCGTAAGTTACACTTATCAGAACTTCTTattcggtgaattattatctcatgaTTATTCATTCAACTTATCGACTATGAACGTAcaatgccactacgccatagtcttcAGACGGTACATGAGGATTTAATCTATTAGACCTGTCTACCTTCAGTTACAgtgtatctataatccctcattcatctaatatcacaAAGACTATGTATCAAACATGGTGCTGTCAAGCCTATACGAAATTTACTCTTAAGTATAAGGACTAGACACATAACTAGAACCATGAAATCGTTGTCAAACGATGAGGTATTATTAACTATCAAGCATTGTGTGAgcggatcattcagtgaactcattttccaatgagcacctgtactatatcactAGTGTCCCATCACAAGCAGCGAGACCAATTACCtttggacgggtatatagtacactgatCTCTcttgttatctcaatgtccctttcgagtaacctataatcagGAATATTTATTATTTGTGTTTATAGGCAAATTAATCTCATTATCaatatctcatcatgatctaattctcattttacagatccaaagacatcataatatatcaatcatgtaatataaagtaagaaaataataataataataataataataataataataataataataataataataataataataataataataataataataataataataataataataataatgtagcGTGTCATatgtatcatcactcacgtgattatctTGTAGGCCATTTgtaactagcaatctctcacttgacctaaagccaaacaCCAAtgtatttgatccccatcagactcctataacgctaaaaaataatttaagataaCGACTTTATCgttggatctacgatgttatcttctgatggaactctttccactactacatcaccataggctacgatctctctaatcaagTGGAACATCCTTAAAACGTGCttggacttctgatgagaccagagttccttcgcttgagcaatcgtcccgttattgtcgcaatataaggaaattggcT
Above is a genomic segment from Musa acuminata AAA Group cultivar baxijiao chromosome BXJ3-4, Cavendish_Baxijiao_AAA, whole genome shotgun sequence containing:
- the LOC135635594 gene encoding uncharacterized protein LOC135635594 is translated as MRKLCPNFDREDALDTVLEVPIPEEMFANMGTGAARWQNMRTWLKAQAFDRAATDAPTELSGRSAELQLLLNVVGSPLIPCPVPIDRAFSRSIRDSSIQASTAKYIIQQYIAATGGQAALTSVNSMYAVGKVKMSASEFHVGDQTVAAKGSGEIGGYVLWQKNPDVWYFELIMAGCKMSAGSDGKVAWRQSASEQSHASRGPPRPLRRSLQGLDPRSTANLFSDAVCIGEKIINGEECFILKLEANPATLRARSAATFDIIHHKIWGYFSQRTGLLIQLEDTHLLRMKAGRRGESIFWETSMESVIEDYRYINSINIAHAGRTMVTLFRYGEGSVNHKRKMEESWTIEEVDFNLWGLSTECFLPPANLKKEQDGDDSHGG